A stretch of Paenibacillus peoriae DNA encodes these proteins:
- a CDS encoding UbiD family decarboxylase encodes MIYQNLRQFIEALRKENHLKIIEAPVDPYLELAEIHRRVIEEEGPALLFTNVKGTPFPVASNLFGTNRRVDMAFGPRPEQLMDAIVGATKTLFPPTPKALWNERGLIKDMLKVGLKTVSHSEAPVLGVRRTEAPLAPLPKVTSWHEDGGPFITLPLVYTEKPGQPKDHNLGMYRIQIYDDQTTGIHWQIHKGGGFHYHEAELRNEPLPTTIIIGGPPALIASAIAPAPENLPELLLASLIMGGKLPMTEDPLGGHRIPAEAEFAISGYVPPHERRPEGPFGDHFGYYSLQHDFPVFHVKHMHHRKDAIYPATIVGKPRQEDYYLGEFLQRLLSPAYPLVMPSVKSLWAYAETGVHALAAAVVRESYSREALVSGFTILGQGQLSLTKFLMLTDRVIDLSDFNLLLETILERFNPARDLFIFNHTSHDTLDYTGRKLNHGSKAILMGIGEPVRELPRAYEGGDLPGIREIEPYCGGCLVVSGSSFEQEPELAACVLERLAAGEQEWPLVFIVDDAKEVVRSQASFLWTVFTRFNPATDMYADSEVRLHHLNYKLPIVVDARMKPGYPDEVLPREDIVKLVDQRWTSYFA; translated from the coding sequence TTGATCTACCAGAATTTGCGCCAATTTATTGAAGCACTGCGTAAAGAAAATCATCTTAAAATTATAGAGGCACCTGTCGATCCTTACTTGGAGCTGGCTGAGATTCATCGAAGAGTCATTGAGGAAGAAGGGCCGGCACTGCTGTTCACGAATGTAAAAGGAACTCCGTTTCCTGTAGCCAGTAATCTGTTTGGCACGAATCGCCGTGTGGACATGGCTTTTGGCCCGCGCCCAGAGCAACTGATGGATGCGATTGTAGGAGCAACCAAAACATTGTTTCCACCTACACCCAAAGCATTGTGGAATGAACGTGGCCTGATTAAGGACATGCTAAAAGTAGGCCTAAAAACAGTATCTCATAGCGAGGCTCCTGTATTGGGAGTTCGCCGTACAGAGGCTCCGCTGGCACCACTGCCTAAAGTGACCAGTTGGCATGAGGATGGAGGACCGTTTATTACCCTTCCACTCGTGTATACCGAGAAGCCAGGTCAGCCCAAGGATCATAATCTGGGGATGTACCGCATTCAGATTTATGATGATCAGACGACGGGCATTCACTGGCAAATTCATAAAGGCGGCGGTTTCCATTATCATGAAGCGGAGCTGCGTAATGAGCCGTTGCCTACGACGATTATCATCGGTGGCCCGCCTGCTCTGATTGCGTCTGCCATTGCTCCAGCACCGGAAAACTTGCCTGAGCTGTTGCTGGCTTCGCTTATTATGGGAGGCAAGCTGCCCATGACAGAGGACCCGCTTGGGGGTCATCGGATTCCAGCAGAAGCAGAATTTGCAATCAGCGGTTATGTGCCACCTCATGAACGCCGTCCGGAAGGCCCGTTTGGCGATCATTTTGGATATTATTCATTACAGCATGATTTCCCTGTATTTCATGTCAAACATATGCATCACCGCAAGGATGCCATTTATCCGGCAACCATTGTAGGTAAGCCTCGGCAAGAAGACTACTACCTCGGTGAGTTTTTGCAACGTCTGCTGTCGCCTGCCTATCCGCTTGTGATGCCTTCCGTCAAGTCCCTGTGGGCGTATGCGGAAACGGGCGTACATGCGCTGGCAGCGGCAGTCGTACGTGAAAGCTACTCCCGTGAAGCGCTTGTATCCGGTTTTACCATTTTGGGTCAAGGTCAATTGTCATTGACCAAGTTCCTGATGCTGACAGATCGAGTCATTGATTTATCTGACTTTAACCTGCTGTTAGAAACCATTCTGGAGCGATTTAATCCAGCAAGGGATTTATTTATTTTCAATCACACGTCACACGATACACTCGATTACACAGGCCGCAAGCTGAATCATGGCAGTAAGGCGATCCTGATGGGAATAGGTGAGCCTGTACGTGAATTGCCTCGTGCTTATGAGGGAGGCGATCTGCCGGGCATTCGTGAAATTGAGCCCTATTGCGGAGGGTGCCTCGTTGTGTCCGGCTCTTCCTTTGAGCAGGAGCCTGAACTCGCTGCGTGTGTATTGGAGCGATTAGCTGCGGGTGAGCAAGAGTGGCCGCTCGTTTTCATTGTGGACGATGCCAAGGAAGTCGTTCGCTCTCAAGCCTCGTTCCTGTGGACGGTATTCACTCGCTTTAACCCGGCTACGGATATGTACGCGGACAGCGAAGTGCGTTTGCATCATCTGAACTATAAGCTGCCGATTGTAGTGGATGCGCGTATGAAGCCGGGGTATCCGGATGAGGTGTTACCGCGTGAGGATATTGTTAAGCTTGTAGATCAACGATGGACAAGTTATTTCGCTTGA
- a CDS encoding COX15/CtaA family protein — MNLNNKIRILKWLALVTCIVMFLATFGGGVVTRTDSGLGCGREFPLCNGKLVPAHTIASLIEFSHRSVSAMAGILSIASFVGFLLFMKHRKDLQLFSLLTLLFVIIQGAMGALAVIFSQSAAVMGLHFGFALIAFASATMMTLGAWQEHADSRHTPRLIPGPVSRGFRNFIWLSTIYTYIAVYSGALLSHSVIQKVVNIGGFISPLLLHQISAGLLFVIILAVGHYAYRYHPNHRDIRILGVVSVLLILLQVVIGIILLYVNRPEIYMFIVLGHMLVIASLFSILAYLSYRVWQLSPDRKLVPTQAQRT; from the coding sequence GTGAATTTGAATAACAAAATTAGAATATTAAAATGGCTGGCACTCGTAACATGTATTGTCATGTTTTTGGCTACCTTCGGTGGAGGTGTTGTGACGCGGACGGATTCGGGTCTGGGCTGTGGCCGGGAATTCCCGCTATGCAATGGTAAGCTGGTTCCGGCACATACGATCGCATCCCTTATTGAGTTCTCTCACCGCTCCGTCAGTGCCATGGCCGGGATTCTTTCTATCGCCTCATTTGTTGGCTTTTTGCTGTTTATGAAGCATCGAAAGGATTTACAGCTATTCTCGCTGCTCACGCTCTTGTTTGTGATCATACAAGGTGCAATGGGGGCGTTGGCTGTCATATTCTCCCAATCAGCTGCGGTCATGGGACTGCATTTTGGCTTTGCGCTTATCGCTTTTGCCAGTGCGACTATGATGACGCTGGGGGCCTGGCAGGAGCATGCGGACTCACGCCACACTCCGCGTCTGATTCCTGGGCCTGTCAGTCGGGGCTTTCGTAATTTTATATGGCTATCGACGATCTATACCTATATTGCTGTCTATTCAGGGGCGTTGCTTAGTCACTCGGTCATCCAGAAGGTTGTAAATATTGGAGGCTTCATATCTCCACTGTTGCTTCATCAGATTTCAGCCGGTCTGCTGTTCGTCATTATCTTGGCTGTGGGTCACTACGCATACCGTTATCACCCGAATCACCGGGACATCCGTATATTGGGTGTTGTATCGGTCTTGTTAATCCTGCTTCAAGTGGTGATTGGAATTATCTTGCTGTACGTCAACAGACCTGAAATCTACATGTTTATCGTGCTGGGGCATATGCTGGTGATTGCATCGTTGTTCTCCATCTTGGCTTATCTGAGCTATCGTGTATGGCAATTGTCACCGGATCGCAAGCTTGTTCCGACCCAAGCACAACGTACCTAA
- a CDS encoding DUF2515 family protein produces MSLTEWLHTASRQLQGGLKLLGSVPRVAEEAWEGKRAAWTESRKLRYPLRELAWDYHTAQAAMNEAEALMLVNGPATRPSSLNMPLCETDCELLERIKNDTAQENRSNVTRTAAYLECYRGYPELHWALLAHLVSRNGGYHMTDLKGGLIDNLFGEQEKEWLYRLLERCNALIFQDAYPQLQLYMHSRHLGRSCFHLLPYFHVSPFMKPFWERFWAWRDSSLLTVALIINEQNYIEGRVVKDPYFQKFVTHKPGFYLHDWLQLNQVIFPLGLNGGLAGLVMERFGHLDERIGFGKSLYAMLFGHQQVLDQASAFANSVPHTGSRSDYWPGLFTPNEQKALHSPDESATLLAHEWLPPGQRLYSPELNAVWSDTTYDPIPRYDWFQDGSTLGHLSEPRRPLLFAMRHEHRHGIQKTAMAHVAHNSLQPFH; encoded by the coding sequence ATGTCTCTTACCGAATGGCTCCATACGGCATCTCGACAGCTTCAGGGAGGGCTAAAGTTACTGGGTTCCGTTCCCCGTGTTGCTGAGGAAGCTTGGGAAGGCAAACGGGCAGCCTGGACCGAATCCCGCAAATTACGCTACCCCTTGCGTGAACTAGCGTGGGATTATCATACGGCACAGGCCGCTATGAATGAAGCTGAAGCGTTAATGTTGGTGAACGGACCCGCTACGCGTCCCTCTTCTCTGAATATGCCCTTATGCGAAACAGACTGTGAGCTGCTGGAGCGGATCAAGAACGATACAGCACAGGAGAATCGCAGCAACGTTACCCGCACTGCTGCTTACCTTGAATGCTATCGTGGCTACCCGGAGTTACACTGGGCATTACTGGCTCACCTGGTTTCTCGTAATGGCGGCTATCATATGACCGATCTGAAAGGGGGACTGATTGACAACCTATTCGGCGAGCAGGAAAAGGAATGGCTGTATCGGCTACTGGAGCGCTGTAACGCCCTTATTTTTCAAGACGCTTATCCGCAGTTGCAACTTTACATGCACAGCCGTCATTTAGGTCGGAGTTGCTTTCATTTGTTGCCTTATTTTCACGTTTCGCCATTCATGAAGCCCTTTTGGGAACGTTTCTGGGCATGGCGTGATAGCTCTCTGTTGACTGTGGCGCTCATCATTAATGAACAAAACTATATTGAAGGACGTGTAGTAAAAGATCCGTATTTTCAAAAATTTGTGACACACAAGCCGGGCTTTTATTTGCATGACTGGCTCCAGCTTAATCAGGTTATATTTCCACTTGGGCTAAACGGTGGGCTTGCTGGACTAGTGATGGAGCGTTTCGGCCATTTGGACGAGCGGATCGGCTTTGGCAAAAGTCTCTATGCTATGCTCTTCGGCCATCAGCAGGTGCTGGACCAGGCATCAGCATTCGCTAACAGTGTGCCGCATACGGGTTCACGCAGCGACTATTGGCCTGGACTATTCACCCCGAATGAACAAAAAGCGTTGCACTCTCCAGATGAAAGTGCAACGCTTTTAGCACATGAATGGCTACCGCCAGGACAACGTCTGTACAGCCCGGAGCTGAACGCCGTCTGGTCCGATACAACTTATGATCCAATCCCCCGGTATGACTGGTTTCAGGACGGCTCCACACTTGGGCATCTAAGCGAACCAAGGCGACCGCTGTTATTTGCCATGCGCCACGAGCATCGCCATGGCATACAAAAAACAGCAATGGCCCACGTTGCCCATAACAGCTTGCAACCTTTCCACTGA
- a CDS encoding methionine ABC transporter ATP-binding protein: MIELKQLTKHYGKGNRRVNALSGLNLSIKRGEIFGVIGHSGAGKSTLIRCINLLERPTSGEVWVDGVNLTTVSQSQLQMQRRKIGMIFQHFNLLSSATVYDNIAFPLRLVNTPKQKLDQKVRELLELVGLEEHSGKYPSQLSGGQKQRVGIARALASDPHVLLCDEATSALDPQTTGSILKLLLDINQRFNLTIVLITHEMHVIQSICDKVGVIHQGDIVEQGPVAEVFLKPQHQVTKDFIQRESEHPEELQAAIVAAGEGESAQVVRISFLGSKTYDAILSRTARSTGVDFAILQGTISTIKNVPYGQLIVRFEGNHEDIEHTLREVSGQGLDVEVIGQ; encoded by the coding sequence TTGATAGAGCTTAAGCAGTTAACCAAGCATTATGGCAAAGGCAACCGACGCGTAAATGCGCTGTCTGGGTTGAATCTTTCTATAAAGCGTGGAGAAATATTCGGAGTGATTGGTCACTCCGGGGCAGGGAAAAGTACATTGATCCGCTGTATTAATTTATTGGAACGCCCTACTTCAGGTGAAGTATGGGTAGACGGGGTAAACCTCACTACTGTGAGTCAATCCCAGTTACAAATGCAGCGCCGAAAAATCGGAATGATTTTTCAGCATTTTAATTTGTTGTCTTCGGCGACGGTATATGACAATATTGCATTTCCGTTGCGGCTGGTAAACACGCCCAAGCAGAAGTTGGACCAGAAGGTCCGTGAACTGCTGGAACTGGTGGGTCTCGAAGAGCACAGTGGAAAATATCCGTCACAGCTCTCAGGTGGACAGAAACAGCGGGTAGGAATTGCGCGGGCGTTGGCTAGTGATCCTCATGTATTGCTGTGTGACGAAGCGACTTCTGCGCTTGATCCGCAGACGACGGGGTCTATCCTGAAATTGCTGCTGGATATTAATCAGCGATTTAATTTAACCATCGTGCTGATTACACATGAAATGCATGTCATTCAAAGCATCTGTGATAAAGTTGGCGTCATTCATCAGGGTGACATCGTGGAGCAAGGTCCGGTGGCGGAAGTATTTTTGAAGCCACAGCACCAGGTAACCAAGGACTTTATCCAGCGGGAGTCAGAACATCCCGAGGAGTTGCAAGCAGCGATTGTGGCAGCAGGTGAGGGCGAGTCGGCACAGGTGGTGCGTATCTCCTTTTTGGGCAGCAAAACATATGATGCGATTCTGTCGCGTACGGCTCGAAGCACTGGGGTTGATTTTGCGATCTTGCAGGGAACCATATCTACGATTAAAAATGTACCCTATGGTCAGCTAATCGTTCGTTTTGAAGGAAATCATGAGGATATAGAGCATACGCTGCGCGAAGTGTCTGGGCAAGGACTTGATGTGGAGGTGATCGGACAATGA
- a CDS encoding Cthe_2314 family HEPN domain-containing protein, whose translation MIRKLLGEPPRVNKGILLDAMNSMSDMLNLLERQIQAGGDPTHDFRKADILTRGLMSSLDELEQSHHAAAFFRMKVKAGYAEDMSEDEKSDYALYVFFYKDGFVRVFSILDKLGNWLNDLYDLKTGQYKAHYSYFTVLRQLKYLKMHPVLTDNLYDIKDTYNDAINRLRKRRNTEIHYMNTEMQDDLWQRHRALYGKIQLEDLDHHLEDLQQGLEMVCRSLSIAFTYTAKQWKNRAVRPKI comes from the coding sequence ATGATACGCAAGCTACTGGGTGAGCCGCCGCGTGTGAACAAGGGCATCCTGCTAGATGCCATGAATAGCATGTCAGATATGTTGAACCTGCTGGAACGGCAAATTCAGGCTGGTGGAGATCCGACCCACGATTTTCGGAAGGCGGATATTTTGACACGCGGTCTAATGTCATCTCTGGATGAACTGGAGCAGAGCCATCATGCTGCCGCCTTTTTCCGTATGAAAGTGAAAGCCGGATATGCTGAAGATATGAGTGAGGATGAAAAATCCGACTATGCATTGTATGTTTTCTTTTATAAAGATGGGTTTGTGAGGGTATTTTCCATTCTGGATAAGCTGGGCAACTGGCTGAATGATCTGTATGATTTAAAAACAGGACAGTATAAGGCGCATTATTCGTATTTTACCGTGTTGCGGCAGCTCAAGTATCTCAAAATGCATCCTGTATTGACCGATAATTTATATGATATCAAGGATACATACAACGATGCGATCAATCGGCTGCGTAAGCGGCGAAATACGGAGATACACTATATGAATACAGAAATGCAGGATGATCTCTGGCAACGACACCGAGCTTTGTATGGAAAAATCCAACTGGAGGACCTTGATCACCATTTGGAAGATTTGCAGCAGGGCTTGGAAATGGTGTGTCGGTCGTTGTCAATCGCCTTTACTTATACTGCGAAACAATGGAAGAACCGGGCAGTACGCCCAAAAATATGA
- a CDS encoding thioredoxin family protein, whose protein sequence is MQKIVSHEDFNKAISTPGVTVAVFKADWCGDCHFIDPFMPDVEQQYADKLTLIEIDVEQAESVSQEQNVLGIPSFIAYSEGRELVRLVNRLRKSREEIEQFLDRAVEVHTSLAK, encoded by the coding sequence ATGCAAAAAATCGTCTCTCATGAAGACTTTAATAAGGCAATATCCACTCCGGGCGTAACGGTGGCTGTATTTAAGGCGGACTGGTGTGGGGATTGTCATTTCATTGATCCGTTCATGCCTGATGTGGAACAACAATATGCAGATAAGCTTACATTAATTGAGATTGATGTAGAACAGGCCGAAAGCGTCAGTCAAGAGCAGAATGTATTGGGGATTCCTAGCTTTATCGCTTACAGTGAAGGGCGAGAACTGGTACGTCTGGTGAACAGACTGCGCAAATCCCGCGAGGAGATTGAGCAATTTTTGGATCGGGCTGTTGAAGTCCATACGAGCTTGGCAAAATAA